The Thermodesulfobacterium sp. TA1 sequence AGGAGTTCTCCGTTAATTTTAATCCAAAGCCTTCCCTCTTTTAGACTTAAGAACAAAAGCTCCCCTAAACCACAGAAAAAACCTCTTATAAGATTATTGGGAAATTTTACTTCTCCTTTTTTTTCTTCTAATATCTCTTTAGCTACATTATGTTTAAAGGTTAAGTCTGCTTCCCAAAAGGCTAAGGCTTCTTCTATAAGAATTTTCAAATCCCAAGAACTTAGAGAATCATCGTTTAAGTCAGAATAGGCTATTTCTAATCGTTGATTAAGCTTTTTAAGTTGATTAAAAACCTTTTCTAACCTTTGGGTTAGCTCTTCTTGAGTTAAAGAGGCTTTTTTCATCAAAAGGATTTGAACTTCCAAAAAAGCCCCTTGTAACATTCCCCTTAAATTATGAAAATATCCTTTGGTTAAACTTCCCAAAGCTAAAGTTTTACAAAAAAAGAGGTCTTCTTTCATTTTTCTTTTAAAAGCTCTCTATAAACTAAAGCCCTTTTAAGGGTTAAAGGGTCTACAAATTGTAGGTCCATCCCCATCGGAACTCCGCAGGCTAATCTGCTAACCTTTATAGGATAATTTCTCAAGACCTGTAAAATATAATTAATGGTAGCTTCACCAGCCAAGGTAGGAGAAAGGGCAAAAATTATCTCTTCTACCCCCCTTTTTTTAACTAAAAAAAGAAGTTTATCTATCTCTAATTCTTTAGGACCGATACCTTCTTTAGGAGAAAGTAGATAATGCAATACAAAATAATAACCTTTATATATCCCTGTGTTTTCTATATGAAAAAGGTTAACCGGATTTTCCACCACACAAAGGGATTTAGCCTCTCGGTTATCATCTTGACAAACCCTACACACTTCATCTTCAGAAAGATTCCTGCAAAGCTTGCACAACTTTACCTTATACGGCAGTTCTTTTATCAAATCACCTAACGTTTCACAAAAATCAGGTTTAGATAACAAATATAGAGAGATACGGGTAGCGCTTTTTTCCCCTATGCCTGGAATCTTAGATAAAGATTCTATAAGCTTTTTTAGAGTAAGGGGATAAACCATCGACATGAGATTTAAAATAATCCTGGGAGGTTAAAACCTCCGGGAATTTTTAGACCTCCTGTAATCTTTGCCATTTCCTCTTCTATCATTTCTTTAGCCTTTTTCAAGGCTTCGTTTACCCCGGCTAAAATCAAATCCTCTAACATTTCTTTTTCTTCAGGATTTAAAAGTTC is a genomic window containing:
- the recR gene encoding recombination mediator RecR; the encoded protein is MSMVYPLTLKKLIESLSKIPGIGEKSATRISLYLLSKPDFCETLGDLIKELPYKVKLCKLCRNLSEDEVCRVCQDDNREAKSLCVVENPVNLFHIENTGIYKGYYFVLHYLLSPKEGIGPKELEIDKLLFLVKKRGVEEIIFALSPTLAGEATINYILQVLRNYPIKVSRLACGVPMGMDLQFVDPLTLKRALVYRELLKEK